The Corythoichthys intestinalis isolate RoL2023-P3 chromosome 2, ASM3026506v1, whole genome shotgun sequence DNA segment gaggaaagttctgtggtcagacgaaacaaaaatcgagctgtttggccacaatgcccagcaatatgtttggaggagaaaaggtgaggcctttaaccccaagtacaccatgcctaccgtcaagcacggtggtggtagcattatgctgtggggctgttttgctgagagtaaatgggataatgaagaaggaggattttcttCAAATtctaaagtcatcagcccgaagattgggtcttcggcgcagttgggtgttccaacaggacaatgaccccagacacacatcaaaagtggtaatgggatGGCTAAATcacgctagaattaaggttttcgaatggccttcccaagtcctgacttaaaccccattgacaaCTTGTGGacattgctgaagaaacaagtccatgtcagaaagccatcaaatttaactgaactgcaccaattctgtcaagaggagtggtcaaagattcaaccagaagcttgccagaagcttgtggatggctaccaaaagcgcctaattgaagtgaaaatggccaagggacatgttaccaaatattagcgctgctgtatgtatatttttgacccagcagatttgatcacttttttctgttcacccataataaagtcataaaagaaccaaacttcatgaatgttttttgtgacaaagtatctgttccaatcactctatcagagaaaaatcagagttgtagaaataactggaaactcgagagagccatgacattatgttcttcccaagtgtatgtaaacttttgaccacaactgtatatctttgtgcacattttaaaatttatggcacataacatctcatagagctcttttaaacaactgttaaataatctgaaatatttataaaatggatagcgaattatatcctacacgaactaaaaaactgcgtacttggaattggtgtcgcATCACTgcagcgcaaactgttggtttttctatgaaaagtcaagtaaaatgtaggaaagaaacgtcgtgaatagaccaccaggtcgaaacttgtagGCGTCTGTTTATTCTCTTTTGTACTTTTCCCCtctcgactctgtatacaaaccaaCATTGTCTGTGCGctgggcacgagaatttctgcagtgcaAACACTCCCAGATAtactgcatttttttcccccgctcTTTTTGTATGTCTAGTCTGTATAGCCTACCACATCGACTAATGATGTTTAGTTGCGTTTGTGACACCCGACCATTCTGTAATATGtaattactgttttaaattacacaacttgcataaaaactcactttcccctcatagcttctgctatggcgttccatgtgtaatattctgattggaggttttccgaggcaccctgaagcgcaTGCAACAGTGatcttgttttgttcatgtgacaCAGAGTGAGAAAGAGACACGCTGCCGAGAGCCACAAgttgaggaagtgttgttagcgccgtgtgttaataaaaaacaaagtagTCAGCAGgttgtgtgtttgatatcattgccagaaaaacatcaTAGTACAcatgcagcttcctttttaaagttgtccttataataatgatctgctgcatcataaattgtgactttccacctccatgatcatGATGGCGCGTTCTTCGTCCATTTTCGCTGCTGTTTAATGGTGAATAGgcaactgggctgttgactccaggcctggctctgcCCATTTTGTCGAATGCGTCTCCGgcgaaaatagaaaatagcctaaaccATCCGGCAGGCTGCGGTACGCCGGAGATGGTctacagtcaatccggagcactgacgcgtccggtatacgttgagcaacaggatataatgggaacggattggctccggcgctatttttttgcCGTAGCTGGACTGAACCCGGAACGTTGTATGCATCTGTTGTATTTAGGCTCTACTAACACTTGCTGTAATTGTTGTCAAAACCAAAGTCCATCAAATCCATATAAAATAACTGTCACTTTGTCATGCAGTGCAAATCAAGCAGTTACGGCACATATTTTGGGACACAATCTGGACCCGTGTGATAGTGGTCATTGCTTGCTTATGTTGTTTTCATGAAATTTTTCAACAACAGCACAACTGCAGTGAAGTCCCCTGCTGCCGCGCCTTCTCTGGTTATGTCCTTCCCAGCCATACCCCTCACCACAGACCATGTTCGGAATAAATGTCGAGAGTTGCTGGTGGGTGCCCTGCAAACTGCTGGTGAGGACCAATCTTACTTGCAAAATTTCATTTGTAATATTGTTAGCATGTTATACAATGGATTGTGcatatacaaattaaaaaaagaatacattttgtaattgcaaaAAAACAAGGAGCAAAATGCCAGGAAAGTGGAAGAAAAAGGTGATATAAAATGCCAGAAGACCGTATTTTTGATACAGATCCATCAAAAAGTGTCTGAAAAGGCTTGACAATGAAAGGAGATTCTAATTAGTCTTCCTTTCTCAGCTGCTTTTATCCCACTCACTAAAAAAAGTGCCAAACAGAGGTTGATGTCGCAACAGAACGAGCTATAgatttcttttgttgttgttctgtgTCTTTTCTGTCATTCTGTCAACATGTACTACCTAGCGCAGCACAAGAAATCAAGGCCTGATAatcaattctggttgtgatgtcacaccAGGAATTGCTGGCAAAAAGGTGTCTGTTCCCTGATTCAttgttttggatggaataaCTATGCAATGGTAAAAGGCAGCGAAATTTGAGTGTTAAATTTGTTTACAACAACTGTTCTATGTTCCAGATGACTACAAGACCTTTGGAGTTGACTGCAGCCTGCTTGCGGCGCAAATTGAGGAACATATCCTTTCCTTGAATCCATTGACTTGGTTATATTTATAACAGCAAAATATGTATTAAACAGCTGTGGTGTAGATAGAGTAGCTAGTAGCTGCAATTGGGATGTCCAGTAGTTCAAAGTGAATTTAATTACCCTTCGTAAaaaatagtgttgcaccgataccattttttggccccgataccgatacctggctgtgcagtatcagccgataccgataccataccgataccaccccattcatatatatatatatatatatatatatatataatacacgcAGTGGCGGCACAGTGGCTGagctgttagcacgtctgcctcacagttctgagatcaagggttcaatcctgggcttcggccttcctgtgtggagtttgcatgttctcctcgtgcctgcgtgggtttcctcccacatcccaaaaacattcaATGTAGGATGATTGAacactaaattgtccgtaggtatgagtgtgtgcgtgaatggttgtatgtctccttgtgccctgcgattggctggcaaccagttcagggtgtcccctgcctactgcccgtagttagctgggataggctccagcacctccgcgaccctcatgaggaaaaagcggcatggaaaatgaatgaatgaatgaatgaatatatacagtactgtgcaaaagttttaggcaggagtcctgcctaaaacttttgcacagtactgtatatatatttttttttccaaagagctacataattggatgtgaaatcattgctatcaaggctgttgcttacctttgcaaaataggaaaaagactagtacaaagtgaatagtctactaaaccctagtagacaatagttgaataaacctttggctctcaaaggccaaaatagtgctacatttgtgaaattaataaaacatgtataatgctagcccaacagtaataaagtaaaaataaattcataataataaactcagaATTAACTGAATAAacctttttaaacctctcaaaggccaaacagtgcaactttcatgaaattattgtaacATtcagctgctggttagattgcgtcttgttgctgggctggtcgTGGGGgctttcctgacgtcgcacctgaatccaatgcaggctcatcagcgcagcatttaagcactggTGATCTcaaagatatttgccttgctgatcgccatttgacgtctcgcactatagtctcgctacatttgcttgttacgccccagcattgggtttttttctgttagtgttctgctctcgtttgtaagcTCTACCctctgcaggtatttgagtgtttttattttggctttttagcTCGCTGCCTGTCATCTtggttaaccttcgagtttgtagtattgagctccgtcgacctactgtcatggacttcttttgttatttcttctatcccgcgatcgcgtgttattttttgtttgcaatcattaaacccttgtacgtatcccccgcttgtggtCTGCTTCGagttccaaccttgtttccgcatttgcggacgctaacaattataagtaataataattgaccacagcatctcgTCTCtccattagcctcctttttctgGGAgtggggagtcccttatttctatttctgaaaggtggcaaccctactttggaaacggttcccaaattactgcggcatttctttcagtaaaacacaataaaagtaaagtagacgtagtgaactgaccagagattgttgctgcgGTCCaacgcccttcctctggataccagtcctgctcttgcaggctcaatctctttgtgttcgttcacatttcgttttcaaatgttttatcaggctcGAGGTATTGAAATTGGCCGATTTAACTTCACATCTGGAAACTgtaaggccgcaaatcttgcatgcagccatttattttaatcgacgagatttctattttgaaatacttcccgaccgccgccatttgtcctggtttgtttttcctccatatgaaaaagcggccttgtcattggttaggagtggctattggcccgctctcattggtctggagcaggccaatagcgatagctgcttggtgttcacgtgtcatcacacaacgcagagacagagtgtagtgagctccAGGAGGGAAAGAaaagctgcggtcaaatgttataataatggaccggtaaatggtatcggcgccgtctttgttggtactcgccgataccgataccaccatttcgggctggatcggcgccccctgccgataccagtatcggtatcTGTGCATCATTagtaaaaaatgtcaaaaacaaaAGCTATGCTGTCGAATCAAGATGCTTGCATACGGGACAGTTTAAAAACATACAATTATCACGGATAAACATTTACATACTTCtaagacctcctcaattccactgaCACGCCCTCCTCTAAGGAAGCAGATTCTGTGCCCTCCGAGGTGGGCTCTGCTATCTCCTGGGTCGAAGTCACTGCGTtgtttggaaagctcctcggtggcaaggccccggggtagatgagatccgcccggagttcctaaagcctCTGGATATTGTGTGGCTGTTTTgctgacacgtctctacaacattgcgtggacatcaGGGACAGTTGGtgctccccctttttaagaagggggatcgagggtgtgttccaattatagagggatcacactcctcagcctgttAAAGTCTActaaggggtgctggagaggagggtccgtcgggaagtcgaatctctgaTTCAGGAGGAACAGTGTGGTTTTCTTTCCGGCTGTGGAAcaatggaccagctctacaccctcggcagggtcctcgagggtacaTGGGAGTTCGACCGTATGCCTCggcgagtcctgtggggggtgctccgggagtacgggttaccgagccccttggtaagggctgtatgaccggtgtcagtttggtccgcattgccggcactaagtcgaattcgttcccagtgagggttggactccgccaagtctgccctttgtcaccaattctgttcataatttttatggacagaatttctaggcggagCCGAAGCGTTCAGGggatccggtttggtggccccaGCATAGCATCTCtattttttgcagatgatgtggtgccgcCGTTGGCTTCACTAAGCCGTGATCTCCTGTCACTGGAGCAGTTCGCAACCGAGTGTGAAGTGGTCGGGATGAAGATCACCACCTCCAAATCAGAGACcacggtcctcagtcggaaatggGTGGCGTGCCCGAATTTCcgtgcaaatcggatttaacccTTTAGGTACccttaatctcaaaataacgatccaaaaacatgtattatactgtatgtcatattaataaaatggagtCAAAAATATAAGATATATTTCTTCCCTTGCTTAACATCGATCACACAGTAGCTCTTACAactgacatttatttttcaccatCAAACTATGAACACACATTTACAAAATACAATCATGACAGCGCGTACAATAATGTTACAAAGTAAATCAGAGACCTACTGTATTTGCCTAAAAAACATACCTGAATGGCCACACAATAATACCGAGGGAAATAAGGTCCAACTCTTGGGGAAATTCAACAAGGGAACTGCAGCAATTAGTGCACCGTTCTAGCGGTGAAAACGAACGCTGCTTAACAAGCTAGCAGGTTAACAGGGGGCATCGCCAAGCCTGCGCCGTTTACTCTTTCTCTACTTTGTAATGTTAACTAGCGTTCACCCCCGCTTCCCAATGTGAAAGCAACGCTAGAAACTAACAGAAAATAGCGCTGCCATGAAATCAAACAAGTCCCGAGTGCAACAATGGAAAGCAGACCGCGCATATAATGAAATATCAGATATATGTAGCAATTAGAGATCAACCATTTAATcaataactaaaaaaaagagactaatatactgtacttaccattAATGCTGAGAGATGGCCGACAAGACACTGCCTTGCGACTAAAAAAAGAAAGGAGACAACGACGGATGAGACTCCGGCTtcttaaagtcgaaatcacgtaagttggGTAAgtcataacctggggactacatgtatatagaaatgtcaattacatacatacatacatacatacaatgacatttttcggccatttttcgggggggggggggggggggggtactgctCAGCCTGCCTCCCCTCAATCTCCACATATGCATTAAACTACatttatagtagggctgtcaaacggttaaaatttataatcaagttaatcaccgcttaaaaattaattattcgtaattaatcgcaattgaaaccatcaataaaatatgccatatttttctgcaaattattgttggaatggaaagataagacacaagacagatatataccttcaacatactgtacataagtactgtacggttaaaatttataatcgagttaatcccagcttaaaaattaattgtaattaatcgcaattgaaaccatctataaaatatgccatatttttctgcaaattattgttggaatggaaagataagacacaagacggatatataccttcaacatactgtacataagtactgtatttgtttattataacaaatcaacaagatggcattaacattaacattctgtaacTGTTAaaccgatccatggatagacttgtagttcttaaaagataaatgttagtacaagttatagaaattttatattaaaatccctcttaatgttttcgttttaataacatttgtaaaattttcaatcaaaaataaacattgttgatgtcagtatttacacaatgctcatggcgcttaaacccataaaatcaattgcaccaaagcgccagcagaaggagacaaaaaacacaagtaacaagtggacacgacattttgctgtcattttaagctgtttgagcagggcatgtgcgttaattgcgtcaaatattataatgtgattaatgaaaaaaattatttaccgcccgttaatgcgataattttcacagccctaatttatagtaATTTATTCTTGAAACCTCATCCAGcacttaaaaatgttttatgtttgaacaacATATTGTAGCTTTCATtgtaacatttctttttttagtgCAAACCTGCTTTAGTCCAAATCTGCATATATGCAGGATTCTAAATACTCCATGCCTCCGTTTTTgtagtagaagccaaaatgagcAAAAATTCAGATTTACAAAAGGACTAATCCAAGCAAAACGACCGGAAGTACCccgtccgccattgctgaggtgtgccgcctgcagcacacagtcaacagcagctaatgttactgtttacattgactgagctAGGCTGCTATTgtgtgtaaacaccccagtaatggcagccaaccactagagagcgacgtacacaaatctctattcTGATTGGTCTAATGTTGCTGTTACTTCAGcagacgtacacaaatctctattgTGATTGGTCTAATGTTGCTGTTACTTCAGCAGACTGCAAGGCAATGCTGCTGCACGCTGCCAACTACTGGACAGGAGTAAAAGTGCAGCCACTGAATTGTTTATTTTCACCAAACACAAGTGTAAGGCTCGATACAGACGTATTTTGAATTGATAGGAGAATCGCGTGAcccaatatcgcgatatatctcagaatcgatttttttttttttttaaacacctatACTAGCAAGGCACATTGAGCAGTGTGTCAACTCAGACCAGTTATATTTTCATAAGCCAGTGGCATTTATTACAACATATTTCAAACTACTGGATGACACACTGTTAATAAATCAAACATAAGAAAAATGGAAAGTATGACAGCAATGGAGCATATCTTTATATGTCCCCTGTGGAAATAGGTTTGTGTGCTCTTTGCAACCTCAAAACCTCAGATATTTCTATTTTATCATAAACTTGGAGTCCCCTAATGTGTGAGATGTTCTTAACAGTCAGCCGTGCTCACAGATCTTTGAGGATTTCAAGTCAACAGACATTAAGTACAAAGCACGTCTGCGCAGTCGAATCTCCAACCTGAAGGACCAGAAAAACCCAGACCTGCGGCGGAACGTCCTGAGTGGAAACATATCCACTCGGCGCATTGCCTCTATGACTTCTGAGGTCTGCTTGCCTCTCAGGAAATGTTAGGTCACGGCTGTGAGTTATTGTACATGTGTTTGTGCTCGAGCAGGAGATGGCGAGTGAAGAACTTAAGAAGATCAGAGAGACTCTAACCCAGGAGTCCATTCGGGAGCATCAGCTTTCCAAAGTGAGCGGGAGCAAAACAGACATGTTTGTGTGCAAAAATTGTCGGGGGAAGAACTGCACTTACACACAGGTACTCTTATACAGGAACACACTATAATAATCGCAAAACCTTAGAGCTGTGCGTTTTTGTgtgcttttaaattttttttttttttttttataaaggtgCAAACTCGCAGTGCGGATGAGCCTATGACCACCTTTGTGGTGTGTAATGACTGTGGCAAACGATGGAAGGTAAAAGCAtcctattcattaaaaaaatatgtggcagaaaacacagacaagactgaaaaggcagtttctgctctcgcccccatctttaaaagaaaatgctgtattttaagccaaaacaactgttgtgtttgatacaatacagtggggcaaaaaagtatttagtcagccaccaatcgTGCCAGTTTTCCCACTTAAAAAGatgacagaggcctgtaatttcctTCATACGTGTACCTCaacgatgagagacagaataataaaaaaaaaatccagaaaatcactttgtctgatttttaaagaatttatttgcaaattatggtggaaaggaAGTATTTgttcacttacaaacaagcaagatttctgtctCTTATAcctctttcccactggccaaaaaacccgtgtcaacccgctaacaatcggcttttggtggaagtgggaaaggtgcagcgacccgcttcgactcgtgtcaatcaacccgccaagcaacccgcgttaaaatcacctcggctctgatcgccatgcagtgtgaaagcaaaaccccgggtcaacagtcaacaccctaatctacgtggtgacgtaggctagtacgtgatgcgtcataacaaaaacaaaaaccatgtgctctagcccggatccacatacagtgaacagtcggtgtagcagctttagcaatagccataacagatgaaacaaaggctcttctcctccttctgtgacgtacacgactcctttcaatttcaagccaaaattcacgtcgcctacgttgcctcagcacaagcagagtgttgatcctttgctacatttcgaccattttgagggcagtaaaaagcatgaaaacagagaacacaaacggaaaggaagcttccatgttgctttgcattgtttacttccttgaactgaatgaattcggtcgcacttgtcacgaaccttacgcacggctgaggaggggttgggggttagacgggtggaaaaaaaataaaaagacacggcttttttttgtcagtgggaaaggtgccaaatgccaattgctagcgggttgcatcggcttggaaaaacgcgcgttgacccactagtttcagtgggaaaggggtattacaGAGCTGTAACCTCTTTAAGAGGCTTCTCTGTCCTTCACCTCTGTTAATGGCACATGTTTGAACTCATTCTCAGTACAAAAGACAACAGTCCACAACCTCaaacagtcacactccaaactccactatggccaagaacaaagagctgtcaaaggacatacCACAAGCAAAATTCTAGACCTGAATCTTGCTGGGAAGacttaatctgcaataggtaagcaatttggtgtgaagaaatcaactgtgggagcaattattagaaattggaaaacatgcaagaccactgatcatCCGCCTTGATCTGGCGCTCCCCGCAAGATGTCACCCTGTGGGGTCAAAATGACcctaagaacagtgagcaaaaatcacacAATCACACGGGGGTAGCCCGTGAATGACCTGGGTAGAGCTTGGACCTAagtaataaaggctactatcaatacCACACTCCGCCACCAGTAACTCAAATCCCGCAGTGCCAGgtgtgtccccctgcttaagccagtacacgtccaggcccatctgaagattgatagagagcatttggatgatccagaagaggactgggagaatgtcataTAGTCGGATGAAAcaaaaaattgaactttttggtagaaacacaacttCTTGTGTTTGAAGGtgaaagaatgctgaattgtatccatacctactgtgaagcatgggggtggaaacatcatgctttactgaattttttctgcaaagggaccaggacacctgattcgtgtaaaggaaaggatgaatggggccatgtattgtgagattttgagtgaaaacctccttccatcagcaaaggcattgaagatgaaacgtggctgagtctttcagcatgacaatgatcccaaatataTTGGCCAGGAaacagtggcttcgtaagaagcattttaaggtcctggagtggcctagacggtctccagatctcaaccataTGTGAAATCCTTGGAGGGGAGTTAAAAGtcatgttgcccaacaacagccccaaaacatcactgctctcgaggaaatctgcatggaggaatgggccaaaataactgCAACATAGTCTGAAAATCTTTGAAGGCCTACAAAAAACGTTTTTACCTCTGTCATTATCAATTAAGTGaatataacaaagtactgagatgaacttttgttcttgaccaaatacttattttccatcataatttgtaaatattttttttaaaaatcagactgattatctggatttttttttctcattctgtctctcatcgttGAGGTACACCTATgaagaaaattacaggcctctgccatctttttaagtgggagaactggcacaattggtggctgactaaatacttttttgccccgctgtatgtctatatgctgccatagcagattcatggcgcattaagcccctgaactatttctaatttgtccgttttaccctggaaaccaccgtttacagacgtcgcgcaaccgcttttgtttcaacccagccataaaacgaaggtaattatattattcaaaatgtctgtcattttgaattgattgaattaattgaattaattacccccattaaccgcgatatAAGAGGGAACCCTGTATGTCCTTTCAATTTTAAAACAAGTTATTGATAAGACAAGGCCATATtccccaacaggtggcagcagagaccAAAGCATTATTTCTTATGTTACGTACTCTTCTCTAAATTCCTCTTTGTGTGATTAAATGCCACCTTCATCACCATAATCCCCCCGGTTTGTTTACTGTAGCACTTTGCACATGCGAATTGGAGCCTATCCCATCAGTGTAGTATTAGCTTGGCGATGAAGTATAAATTCAAAGATTTGATATTAAATCATTCATAAATTTGAACGAAACCGATCTTGATGTTGAGCAATGAAACACAACTAACACTACTTTCTGCTACAGTAATATGGTTTCcatttcagtttaaaaaaatatatatatatatcagtcaAGTCATTTTACCTAATATTTTTTCATTGGTGGGAATCAAGGATTAGGATGGAGTTCTTACTTTCACCTGCCATGTTAACAGTGTTGAAAGTAAGTCAGTACAGTACAGTGCAGGCAGACAATGGTTGTCAATTAATTTTGTTTGCACCGGGCTGCTATAAAATGTCCCCCTAGCTATTCAGATTAACAATAATTATACGATAAATAATATCTAATAATGAAAAATGGTTACAT contains these protein-coding regions:
- the tcea2 gene encoding transcription elongation factor A protein 2 — translated: MPLVLIRQNRSWGRGGTRPAKRGDAVDTRSHRSHETTGVGRPLNMAENQQVERIGRKLDKMVHKNNTDGALDLLRELKNMTMSLETLQSTRVGMSVNAVRKQSSDQEVQTLAKTLIKSWKKLIDGSKSQKNDGSPASMTSKDSCSSEKSTTAVKSPAAAPSLVMSFPAIPLTTDHVRNKCRELLVGALQTADDYKTFGVDCSLLAAQIEEQIFEDFKSTDIKYKARLRSRISNLKDQKNPDLRRNVLSGNISTRRIASMTSEEMASEELKKIRETLTQESIREHQLSKVSGSKTDMFVCKNCRGKNCTYTQVQTRSADEPMTTFVVCNDCGKRWKFC